The DNA sequence TTGCGACCCATTCAGCGACTCAAGGCCCTGGAGTTCTTTTCACCCCTTACCCAATGTGTACATATGACAGCATTGGAAGAGAGCGATCTGGAAACCATTGCCAGCTTCAACGCCCATGTTGTTCACTGCCCGGAGTCCAATCTGAAAATGGCCAGCGGATTCTGTCCACTGGCTCAGCTCCAGGAGCGAGGGATCAATGTGGCACTGGGCACTGACGGTGCCGCCAGTAATAACGATCTGGATATGTTTGGCGAACTGCGCACAGCGGCAATCGTCGCCAAGGCCGTTTCCGGCGATCCCGGTGCCACCGATGCACATACTGCCTTGAAAATGGCTACTATCAATGGGGCCAGAGCCTTGGGCTGGGGGGATCGCATTGGCAGTATCGAAGCGGGCAAAGCGGCTGACCTGGTAGCGATAGAGGTTGGGACAATCGAAACTGAACCGCTGTATAATCCAGCCTCTCAACTGGTTTACACCAACTCCGGAAGTCGCGTCAGCCACCTGTGGGTCAATGGTCGAGCCTTGATGCTGGAACGGCAACTGCAGACCATTAACGAACAGGAAGTCATGATCAAGGCCAGGCAGTGGCAACGCAAGTTTACCGGCAAAAGCTGAAGCACCTTTAAATCCGCCACATGCCCAACTGGGGATCCAACATGCCATCGCCAAATATTGATCGTGCCGAAATCGCCAAATTTGAAGCCCTTGCCAGCCGCTGGTGGGACCGGGAAAGCGAATTCAAGCCCCTGCACGATATCAATCCGCTGCGGGTTAACTGGATCGACAGTTACTCCCCGGTGGCAGAGCAAAAATTACTGGATGTGGGCTGCGGAGGAGGAATCCTGGCTGAAGCCATGGTTCATCGTGGTGCCGATGTTACCGGCATCGACATGGGCGAGGCACCGCTGGCGGTCGCACAACTGCACGGACTGGAAAGCGGTGTTGTTGTGAACTATCTGCACAGCACTGCGGAGGATATGGCCACACAACATCCCGAGCAATTTGATATCGTCACCTGCCTGGAAATGCTGGAACACGTGCCAGATCCGTTGTCCGTCATAGCCGCCTGTGCACGACTGGTAAAACCCGGTGGACACCTCTACTTTTCAACGATTAACCGCAACCCAAAAGCCTATCTGTTTGCCATTATCGGTGCGGAATACCTGCTGCGTCTTCTGCCGAGGGGCACCCACGACTACGGCAAGTTTATTCGCCCCTCGGAACTCTGTCAGTGGGTCAGGGAATGCGGACTGGAACTGCAAGCCATGACGGGGATGGTCTACAATCCGCTGACCCGTCGCTACCGCATGACCGATCGCGATGTGGACGTCAATTACATGATCTGCGTGCGAAAACCCATCTGATGGAATATCCAGCTTAATGGCCAAACAACCAAAATTTCAGGCTGTCCTGTTTGATCTTGACGGCACCCTGCTGGATACTGCACCGGATTTTCTGACCTGCACCAACCAGTTGCTGGGCGGCAGGGGGATGCCCCTGCTGAACGAGGACGACATTCGAAAAATGGTGACTCACGGCTCGGCGGGGATCATCAGCAAAACTTTTTCATTGCACAACAGTCATCCGGATTTTGAGCCACTACGTCAGGAGTTGCTATCGCTGTACATGGATAATCTGGCAGAACTAACCCGACCCTTTCCGGGGATTGCTGAGCTCCTGACCGAACTGGCTGAATATCAGATCCCTTGGGGAATTGTGACCAACAAACCTGAACGGTATACCCTGGCCCTTCTGGAGCGACTCCAGTTGACGTCCGCGCCAAGCACCATCATTTGTCCGGATCATGTCACCCGCACCAAACCAGACCCGGAATCCGTCCTGCTTGCATTGCGCGAATTGGCTATTGTCCCAGAGGCCGCCGTCTTTATTGGTGATCACCTCAGGGACATCGAAGCAGGAATACGCGCCGGCACAGCTACTATCGCCGCCGCCTACGGCTATCTGGACGACAGCGAAGATCCGGGCAGCTGGGGAGCCACCTATACTGTCGATGATGCCCATCAGTTATCACCCTTGATTTTTGAGAGGAAATCCCATGAATCACATGCAGTATCAAGCACCCGATGACCTGCTGGACGGCAGGGTTATCGCTGTCACCGGTGCCGGCGACGGCATTGGTGCAGAGGCCGCCAGAACCTTTGCGGCCCATGGCGCCACCGTCATCC is a window from the Porticoccus hydrocarbonoclasticus MCTG13d genome containing:
- the ubiG gene encoding bifunctional 2-polyprenyl-6-hydroxyphenol methylase/3-demethylubiquinol 3-O-methyltransferase UbiG; translation: MPSPNIDRAEIAKFEALASRWWDRESEFKPLHDINPLRVNWIDSYSPVAEQKLLDVGCGGGILAEAMVHRGADVTGIDMGEAPLAVAQLHGLESGVVVNYLHSTAEDMATQHPEQFDIVTCLEMLEHVPDPLSVIAACARLVKPGGHLYFSTINRNPKAYLFAIIGAEYLLRLLPRGTHDYGKFIRPSELCQWVRECGLELQAMTGMVYNPLTRRYRMTDRDVDVNYMICVRKPI
- a CDS encoding HAD family hydrolase gives rise to the protein MAKQPKFQAVLFDLDGTLLDTAPDFLTCTNQLLGGRGMPLLNEDDIRKMVTHGSAGIISKTFSLHNSHPDFEPLRQELLSLYMDNLAELTRPFPGIAELLTELAEYQIPWGIVTNKPERYTLALLERLQLTSAPSTIICPDHVTRTKPDPESVLLALRELAIVPEAAVFIGDHLRDIEAGIRAGTATIAAAYGYLDDSEDPGSWGATYTVDDAHQLSPLIFERKSHESHAVSSTR